In the Telopea speciosissima isolate NSW1024214 ecotype Mountain lineage chromosome 2, Tspe_v1, whole genome shotgun sequence genome, one interval contains:
- the LOC122650251 gene encoding serine/threonine-protein kinase-like protein CCR1: protein MFPQKGFCVSSLSFLLLLLMATGAVGFGSMGSISAAFGEERFFCAIDASGKQDLVCWERNSTLTSDAAYFSTLPPMAALTGGEGFMCGIEANTSQAYCWNSISSGTDLVPLNFQNNSYSHIAAGMNHVCAIRGSYYSNADSGPIDCWELRHSTNNTLVSVYSSSFSDPSVSNLVLMNLVSGEGFTCGGVREGGIVCWGPKSANLRLTAITESFVNLASGRDSLCGISRVSGNVQCWGEPDSFSDPPIGTRFVALTAGARHFCGIREKDHAIECWGNFEASSVPTGSGFLAIASSDDTACGVREDELILDCWGVQGPSSQDYSPPLQLCSPGLCTASSCGEGSFAFNASSLNVPEVTSLCIRKELNICSTCRSNCSEGFFPSSLCNENADRVCTACSLCQNSSCWDICGLPASSAIQLQHPQMKKSMVIIGSSVSGLVLIFIGWFLRHRVINFKKGQQWKTQCMSCIGKVVKEPKPNNEPLAPLSTASSITITQVFRLSELKDATNGFKEFNELGRGSYGFVYKAILSDGLQVAVKRANAATRIHTNNRAFEAELEILCKIRHPNIVNLLGYCAEMGERLFVYEFMAHGTLHDHLHGGLSPLNWSLRLKISMQVAKGLEYLHKDAVPPIVHRDVKTSNILLDSEWTARIADFGLLSSGNRDLNADLMSDVYSFGIVLLEIVSGRKNFDKDYNPPDIVEWAVPLIRKGKAAAVIDRNVALPRNVEPLLKLADITELAVREDPSKRPTMSDITLWLEQLVRGELTF from the coding sequence ATGTTTCCCCAAAAGGGATTCTGCGTTTCTTCCCTCTCATTTCTGCTACTACTGTTAATGGCCACTGGAGCTGTTGGGTTTGGTTCAATGGGTTCGATCTCTGCCGCGTTCGGAGAAGAACGATTTTTCTGCGCTATTGATGCGAGCGGGAAACAAGATTTAGTATGCTGGGAGAGGAACAGCACGTTAACCTCCGACGCCGCTTATTTCAGCACTCTACCACCCATGGCTGCGCTCACAGGGGGCGAGGGTTTCATGTGTGGCATTGAAGCAAATACCTCTCAGGCCTACTGTTGGAACTCCATCAGTTCAGGTACGGATCTCGTCCCACTGAACTTCCAAAACAACTCTTACTCCCACATTGCTGCCGGGATGAATCATGTTTGTGCCATTAGAGGATCTTATTATTCCAATGCCGATTCAGGTCCCATCGATTGTTGGGAATTGCGTCATAGTACCAATAATACATTGGTTTCTGTTTACAGTTCCTCGTTTTCGGATCCATCAGTTAGTAATCTCGTTCTGATGAATCTTGTTTCTGGGGAAGGTTTTACTTGCGGTGGAGTAAGAGAAGGGGGTATTGTTTGTTGGGGACCCAAATCCGCGAACTTGAGGTTAACTGCAATAACAGAGAGTTTCGTAAATCTTGCTTCGGGGAGGGATTCCCTGTGTGGGATTTCTAGAGTCTCTGGTAATGTCCAATGCTGGGGAGAACCAGATTCGTTCAGTGATCCTCCCATTGGAACTCGATTCGTGGCTTTAACTGCCGGTGCTCGCCATTTCTGTGGGATTCGGGAGAAGGATCATGCGATAGAGTGTTGGGGGAACTTCGAAGCTTCTTCGGTTCCTACGGGTTCTGGGTTTCTGGCCATTGCGTCTTCTGATGACACCGCTTGTGGTGTTAGGGAAGATGAGCTTATACTTGATTGCTGGGGTGTTCAGGGGCCATCATCGCAGGATTACAGCCCACCTTTGCAGTTGTGCAGTCCAGGTCTCTGTACAGCTAGTTCCTGTGGTGAAGGGAGCTTTGCTTTCAATGCTAGCAGCCTCAATGTGCCTGAAGTTACAAGCTTGTGCATCAGGAAAGAGCTTAATATCTGCTCTACTTGTCGATCAAACTGCTCAGAAGGCTTTTTCCCCTCTAGTTTGTGCAATGAGAATGCCGATCGAGTCTGCACCGCTTGCTCTCTTTGCCAGAATAGCTCGTGTTGGGATATTTGTGGGCTCCCTGCCTCTTCAGCGATTCAGCTGCAGCACCCCCAGATGAAGAAATCGATGGTCATCATAGGGTCTTCTGTGTCTGGCCTTGTGTTGATCTTCATTGGGTGGTTTCTACGCCATCGTGTAATTAACTTTAAAAAGGGACAGCAATGGAAGACCCAATGTATGTCCTGCATCGGCAAGGTTGTCAAGGAACCTAAACCCAACAATGAACCACTGGCTCCTCTGAGCACAGCCTCATCCATTACGATAACCCAAGTGTTTCGCCTCTCAGAACTGAAGGATGCTACTAATGGGTTCAAGGAGTTCAATGAGCTTGGCAGGGGAAGCTATGGATTTGTTTACAAAGCTATCCTATCAGATGGGCTGCAAGTAGCAGTCAAGAGGGCCAATGCTGCAACAAGAATCCATACCAACAACCGGGCCTTTGAAGCAGAGTTAGAGATTCTCTGCAAGATCAGACATCCCAATATTGTGAACTTATTGGGCTACTGTGCAGAGATGGGGGAGAGGCTGTTCGTCTATGAGTTCATGGCCCATGGCACCCTTCATGACCACCTCCATGGTGGGCTCTCACCTCTGAACTGGAGCCTCAGGTTGAAGATCTCAATGCAGGTTGCAAAGGGGCTTGAGTACCTTCACAAGGATGCTGTGCCTCCTATTGTCCACCGGGATGTCAAGACCTCCAACATTCTCTTAGATTCTGAGTGGACCGCACGAATTGCAGACTTTGGGCTTCTGAGCTCTGGTAATAGGGACCTAAATGCTGATTTGATGAGTGATGTATACAGCTTTGGGATAGTACTGTTGGAGATTGTTAGTGGAAGGAAGAATTTCGACAAGGATTACAATCCTCCTGACATTGTCGAATGGGCAGTGCCCTTAATTAGAAAGGGTAAGGCAGCTGCAGTCATTGATCGGAATGTTGCTCTTCCAAGGAATGTGGAACCCTTGCTTAAGCTCGCAGATATCACAGAGCTTGCAGTGAGGGAAGATCCCTCTAAGCGTCCTACTATGTCTGATATCACATTGTGGTTGGAGCAACTTGTAAGAGGCGAATTGACATTTTAG